The genomic stretch TTTCAATCTTGGCTCCCACTTCTCCCCACTCAGAAAAAACTATAAGATTAACGACATGTCCGACTACGAAGACGCGTTCAATGACGGTAATGAGAACTTCGAGGATTTCGACATGGAGCATTTCTccgatgaggacgacgtTGCTGTCTCTGCGAAGCGGGAGGAGAACGGCAACGGTGCTGGCCCCAATGGGGTGAAAGGTGAGGACGGGAAGATGATCATTGCGTCGAACGCGGACGGGACTGCCGTCGAGGAGCACACGAGACGCAAGACGCTGAAGGAAAAGGCAATCCCTCGGGACGAGCGGTCCACGACTCCGTACATGACGAAATACGAGCGGGCGAGGATCCTCGGGACGAGGGCGCTTCAGATATCGATGAATGCGCCCGTGTTTGTCGACTTGGAGGGGGAGACGGACCCGTTGAAGATTGCCACGAAGGAGTtaatggagaagaagatccCGCTCGTGATAAGAAGGTACTTGCCTGACGGATCGTTTGAGGACTGGACCGTCGAGGAATTGATCGTGGACGTCTAATTAAACCCGTGATTTTGGAAGAGCATAATTTGTTATCGTGTAATATATATGTAGACGTATGTGCATGTGTATACACATAGATACATACACCTGGAAGGTATATTGTGTGTGAGACCGTGGGGGGGGAGGAGTGAAGGTTCCCCGCTCACTTCTCTGAAATTGTGTCCATGAACTGTTTAACCTGGAAGCTGCCCCTCGAGGTGAACgtttggaacagtttctcAAACTCTGCTTCAGGGTCAAAGAACCCCGCGTCCCGAAGGTACTTCAAAAGTGTTTCCTGGTCGAGTGTCTCGGTTCCGTCGCCATTTACCCGCGCCAATTCTAGGAGACTGGACCGCAAGGCGTCTTCATCCACGGTCTCAGACATCCTTGCATGGCTCATCAAAG from Huiozyma naganishii CBS 8797 chromosome 6, complete genome encodes the following:
- the RPO26 gene encoding DNA-directed RNA polymerase core subunit RPO26 (similar to Saccharomyces cerevisiae RPO26 (YPR187W); ancestral locus Anc_7.544) translates to MSDYEDAFNDGNENFEDFDMEHFSDEDDVAVSAKREENGNGAGPNGVKGEDGKMIIASNADGTAVEEHTRRKTLKEKAIPRDERSTTPYMTKYERARILGTRALQISMNAPVFVDLEGETDPLKIATKELMEKKIPLVIRRYLPDGSFEDWTVEELIVDV
- the MLC2 gene encoding Mlc2p (similar to Saccharomyces cerevisiae MLC2 (YPR188C); ancestral locus Anc_7.545) gives rise to the protein MDRSESLAFNQLDQGYVSKLRDAFNTLDVDGDGKIGRDDLVASLASVGKSHSDAEVDAMLAGTTEINFASYLTLMSHARMSETVDEDALRSSLLELARVNGDGTETLDQETLLKYLRDAGFFDPEAEFEKLFQTFTSRGSFQVKQFMDTISEK